In the Clarias gariepinus isolate MV-2021 ecotype Netherlands chromosome 10, CGAR_prim_01v2, whole genome shotgun sequence genome, ATACCTAATTATGCAATTCGTATGGAGATGACAGAAGGTCTTGATGGTGAATCAGTCAGTTATGTGTCAGGGAATTTTACCATGGATGCATCTGTGTTTGAACATAAGGTGTCAAGGAAGCATTCATTTAGCTGCCAAACACAATTCTGAGTTGACTATTTTCTAATGCCACTGCTAAGCATTCTGTTGACAACCTCAAGCGCTGACACCCACCAAGTCCACACAAATGGATAATGTAGTCTTACTTTTATTCAATTCATGGGATACCTTAATTTTCTACtccatcaattttttttctctcccatcCCTCTCTTTTTTCATTACTTAtccataaaatttaattttctgcaGTTTAACATTGTaaactcaaattcaaattctatttgtcatatacacagtcatacacagtacgatatgcagtgaaatgtttatatgaccgcctgtgaccttaaattttttaaaaacaattaacaagaaataagaacgagaaatagaaaagaggcaataaatgaataaatagcttaactataagatataaaaaaataaaaattttatctgtacaagacaaaaattaatttaaaggcaaataatacgtggaatgaatgaaaaatgtccaGAAGTTTGCAAATGAGCATTGTGTGTTCAAATGTGCaatatgtgtgcaaatgtgcaatgtgtgtgcaaatgtgctatGTCCATTGTCTACATGTGCTATGTACtatgtccatgtccattgtctACAGTGTGTTGGGGTGTGCGCACAGATAAATAATGTCCATGAATGGCCATTTCTGTGCAATGTTGCAAAAACACGGAGATGATTAATCCTGTATGTTAatctggttgagagaccttatcgcctgcgtgaagaagctcctcctcagtctttctgtgttggccttcagggagcgaaaGCGATTTCCTGACcccaacagagaaaacagtccattgttggggtggctgaggtccttcacgatcttcctggccttgatccagcactgcttgctgtagatcaagtgcagatcagggagctcggtgtggatgGGGCGCTCAGTTGAACGCAtgaccctctgtagagctcgtctatcctgcatggtgctgttcccgaaccaggttaaaaggtttcccatcaggatgctctctatggtgcatgagtaaaagttcctgagcaccttgaagGGCAATCCCTCATCCCTCATCAAACTCACTGGGTGGGGTGAGTTTCTTTCCATTGGATGAGTCACTGAGATGAATTATCAGTTAAGTTATACTATCTGggcttttttttgtggaaagTCTCTTTTTTCTgatatattactgtatttctGAATAATTACAATTGAGTTTTTATCAGTTTCTTTAAACTATGTAGTAGGTGAAATTTTAGACACCAAAACCTGATTTGCAAATGTCAGTACAGGGAAATGAACCAGGCTGCTAGTACCTGGGGACAATGTATTTTAGTTTTCAAAGAGAGGGAGTCAGGGGGAAATTGAGCAAGATAAAAGCAATAATCATAAACCAGCCTAGAGCTAAAACAGGCactaaagtgtttatttcttcccTTACTCTATGGGTAAATCATTTTTGCTGCCCATATTCTGTCCCACTCTAATAGTTAGGCAGAATTTCACCAATGTCTATCTTAAAggtacaaataaagaaaaaaatctatgtcCATAAAAAGTAGTAGGACAATATCATACCAAAATCACATAATCGACCTATTAACGGTTTAGTAAAATGATAGGGACATCTATAGCATCTATACAGGCATCTTAAAAATACAGAGACTCTAAAATATAAAGCAACACTGATATGTCCAGACTTAATTTGCTTAAATTCAGTTTTACAGAACAATTAAGAGTAGCAAAAAATGCATTGGTCATAAAGTCATAAATGGTAATTGATATAGTGAGAAACTATATAGTATTAAATTAGATGGGAGAAATGAGAAAGTGACAGACAGGGAGGGGAAAAAGCTTCTGCTAGCAGGTCTGTTGTGATGTCATACATCTACATCACATCACCATGGCAACCTTGCATCAGCACCAACTTACTGaagaagagagaagagagagaaaagagagaagagagtGCTGGCTGAGTGCTGGCATGTATTGCTGCAATTTGGAGGCCACTtgtacaaaaggaaaaaagatatacatgtatatatgtatatacatgtgtgCATGTACAACATACTTAAATGTTATCTTCACATTTATCAATGAAAAGGCATTGTAGAACTATGAATGGGCACTCAACAATAAGATTAAGCCAGACTCCAGAATTTACTCAGTGTGTTTCTGTGAAAAGAATGAAAGCCTTAGGGATAGAAGAGAAAGCTAGAgaaagagggagtgagagaaTGACACCAGAATCAAAAGTCCAGCTATTCCCACTGTTCTGTGCTTCAGGTTCTAAAAATAGACCACacattgaaaaaagaaaaaggcaatgGGCTGGGAGAAACATTGGTAGTtgaggaggagaaagagaggcAGAGGGTGGGATTGTGTGGGCATTTGCTGACTTAAATTAGGTATACATTTCTGTGCACCAGGTAGTACATGAGTCTAGATAATGCAGTATAAATTTACTTACTATTAACACACTGAATTATCAACTATACTTTCAGAaatgcacacatgcatataaattaatactaaaacaataaaacagtcCTCAATTATGTTGTAACTATAAGTATGCTGCTATAAATCTGGACCTTACAGTACCACCATATTGAATAGTATGATCCAGCAATCCATCAGTCTGACCACCTATTCaattatccatccattcataaTGTTCTGATTCTTTAGCAATGGCATTCAAATCCACAGCCCTGACTTTACCTTTGCAATACATTATCCTTTTCTTTTATAGACCCTCTCTCTtccatcctcttctctcactccAGCTTCGGAGGGAGTGGGAGTTGTTGCTAGGCGACAGATTAGCTCTTTTCTTTCAAGAAGCAGAGTGAAGACCTTGATTCTCTCTTGGTAAAAATAAACACCAGCCAGGAGAAAGAAGCTTGAGATGGAGGACAAGTATCCTTCAACTGCAGAAGAGGTTGTTAACTTAAACTTTCTCAGCCAAGCATTTACAGATCTAGCTCTACTTTTAATGTCTGTTTAGTTCCTGAGTGGTACTGCATGTTCCATTCTTGCAATGTACGAGTTTAGGATTAATATTTGTTTAGAAGTGAACTCTGGTGCGTTTCAGAATTCAATTACCATAAAGCAATTGAAATAGCAAGAGCAACAGCAGGGACGTTTTTTGTGCTTGCTTGTTATTAACCACATTAATAATTTTCCGTTGTATCAAGGTCTTTCAAAATTTTCTTTACAAATTGAAGATAGAAATGTAATAGAAGATAGAAGATGGAAAAATCATGACACACATTAAAATTAACAATATAGATAAAAGCATCTGCTACACAACTGCCATAAATAATCAGAATTGTAATATAGGAATTgaggaaaaaacatttattgtgattatttattAGTGTTTACCCATTCCACAAATAATATGGTTTTCCAGACCATAAACCGTTTTCCTGTAGCTTAATGTACTCCATGACTAGGCATAATTTTGgaccagaaaaaaataacataaaaagttGATCTGTCCTGTGGACTTCCTCTCCACAGGTATGGTATAATTATAGAGGGAATAACTCAGAGTCATGTGTTATCATATTTTACTGGTCTCACTTGTGTATATATTCCATGCATCTTTTACATTCAACTCCTTGTGTCATCTTTCACTCATACCCACCAATTTACTTATGCTCCATTTCCTGACCTCCCACAATGCTCACCTGGACTAGCATGACAATGATAGCCATTACCGCAAACATCTCAACCAAACTGGTGCCTATACACTTCTGCAAACCTGAAAGAACAATATCCACATTCAAACAACGATTTTATCTTAACGGGTTGCTAGGGTTACACTTTATGTCTAGATAAGTCAAAGTACaatatgtaaatattgtaatatagtaaatgtttatttagcagtaaataaaacacatcaatAGTAAAGCTTTGCAAAAACTGTCTGCCAGTCTGTGATTACAGTTGTAGTTCTTATTGTTATATGGCCCTGATTAAGCTAATCAGTGATGCATTGTTGTTAACATCCTTTAATCAGTACCTCGTATTGTTCTTTCCACAGATTTAACTATTCGTCTTAGACTTCACACGATTGCCAGGTTTTAATTTTCGTTATAAAGCACAGACATTGTGTTTAAACCCATTTGCATCACGTCGAGGGAAATATGTCAGTCACCGCTGCATGGCTATTTTTAGGCATAACGACGAGTCGTCTAGCGCTTCACACTCCTCATGCAACAGATGTGAAATACAGTGCCGCAGTTTgcgcatctatctatctatctatctatctatctatctatctatcagacTCGCGAGTCTATAACCCTTTCATTCGAATGCGTGTCAAAGCGATGAATAATAAACTAGAGTAATCTGCAATCTTGCCACGTACTTCTCTCTTGGGCGATGCGCGAAGTGGCCCTGAAAGCTGCTTCACTGCGGAAAAGACAACTGAGTCACTTAGAGTTGCCAAATATAGATCCCCTAAAGGTGCCTGTTGCTCGAAGTGAGGTCTATTCAAATCGCATGGCAGGATCATTGTTTTCACCCTTTGGTGTGACTCACATACTGGCTAATCAGGTATTACGGACAGCGACAATTATAAAGGGTAAAGATAAGAAAGCACACTGAAAGAAACCATCTAGACGTAGAGTCCGTGCATGGACAGAAATGAACTagtgatgaatgaaatgttaaTCGGTTACTGCCTGTCTGGAGCTTTGGATGTCAGGTATTCAGCGTGACGTAGCGATGCCAAAGCCACCATCATCTTACCCAAGTTGCTCTTTGAATACTCATGTTGTTTGGTGAATCATGTTTGAGCTTGGCATATTAGCCATTTGCATTGTCATATTTGGACTGATCTATTGGCGGTGTGCCACAGCGTCGCACTGCGTGCACGGTCTAATTAGGGGAGCTCAGTGCAGCTGCATTTCTGACAGTGCCACATTCAGCTTTTCCATATAAGGGTAGAAAGCAGGAAAGTATAGCTATAATACATACGTTCTCAGTCACGTCACGTGATTCCTTAAGAGCAGTTTACTTGGTAAAAATAATGCATTAGCAATTTCCCACATTCTTGCACATTACAGTGATCTGCAACGGGAAGAAAATGGATTTGCTGGAGTAAATATACGACTGCAGGtaacaaacaacatacaacGCTGTGTATTCATAAGCCTCATAGATGTATGAACATGCAACAATGACAAATGACAAAAGATACGACTAATATTCGGCATCATAAGTGAACTTTATATTTAGTTATAGTAACAGCGGTGCATGAGAAATGATTCGATGCATGTCAGATAGAAAAGCCCCCTTCgtccccccctccctcctccctGCAACACAGGAGTCCGGTGACTCCGTCTACGTTTTACACTCTGGCTCCACCCACCGCTCGGTTTTGTCCAAATCGGGCTTTTTGCGTCGCCGGGGCTCCCGATTTCAAGCCTACGTCATCACTAGGGAGAGGGGATGCTGACGTCGGAACGGAGTCAGAGTCAAGAGTGAAAGAGTTGGGAGGGGTGAGAGAGGAGAGTTTCAGCCTTGTGAACACTGAGATGAGGCACATCAAATCACCTACAGCAACCCCCCCCTTCCCCTCTCTCCTTCTTACGTCGGTGTTGGCGCGTTGGGAGCCCCCCTACACCAGCCTATATAAGTAACCGGCAGTCATAGTAACTCCACCAGATTTACGGGCTCCCGAAGTCTGGGCGAGATAAGGCTTTTTCAGCAGCCGAACCTACCAACACTTCGATCCGTGGGAAGTATCCTGTCAGCCTCCGGTCCGCAGGCGCTTTGGCGGAACCGAAGAGGAAAAGCCGGACATGTGAGCATACCGTGACAGCGTTATTACACTCTGACCGCATTCAAGGAAAGACAGTCGGGGCTTTCCTCCAGTCAGACTACAGTCAAAAATACATCGCCAAATAACCGTTTAGCTTCCCCTCGAACATCGTCCACGATGTACCGTTCAACTAAAGGAGCATCGAAAGCTCGGAGAGACCAGATAAACACAGAGATAAGGAACCTGAGGGACTTGTTGCCTATCTCCGATGCGGACAAGGCACGCCTCTCCTATCTACACATCATGTCCCTTGCGTGCATATACACAAGAAAATCTGTCTTTTTCTGCCAAGGTAAGTTATGTTTAATTttgcatatatacatatatatatcgTACTGTTGCTGTATTCGTCTGTAAAGCATTCGATTAGAGGCCGCTTTTAAGCTGTAGTATTTTTTGCCTATGCGCACTATGTGAATTATGGCAACAAGTGGGTCTTGGGTTAAACACATATTTAACTAATGAACTGaaatatatgattaaatataccATGTGCACGCTATTtggtaaatgaatgaatgaataaatattattataatgaatgAATATTAGTTCCGCTAATAGAAGAATCTCTTATGGAGTTACAGAGGTTGCGAGCCGCTCGCTTTCCGTGGTGCTAACCCCTAGTTGCTGTCCATGGTGCTTAAATAGGGTTGCGCTTATGTCTGGAGAATTTGTGAATGATTCACTGACTTACTgtacaccatttttttttcagaggctGCAGTTGGCAGTGCTGAGGAAAGTGGAGGATTCTTCTCATTTCATGAGCTTTCTGAGCTGGTGCAATCAATACCAGGATTTCTGATGTTACTGACTGCAGAAGGCAAGCTACTTTACCTGACAGACAGTGTCTCTGAGCACCTCGGACACTCAATGGTGAGTCTAACCaaaacaatttaattattaGAAACTGCATTTCTATTAAATAATTCATCAATGAAAGTATGAGGTGGACCATTTCTCTTATGCAAcattgtaaattaatttttaggTAGATTTGGTTGCCCAAGGGGACAGTGTGTACGACATTATAGACCCCGCAGACCACGCTATTATGAGGAGTAGTCTGGTGCCTCCAACTTCCCCTGACACTGGTAAGGTGTAAATGTTGGCACATTCCTCAGTGTCTAAGTGTGATTCAGCCATTCaaatatggagaaaaaaaatcttaattttgaCTCTGCTTTATCTTTTAGATCGATTGTTCCGTTGCCATTTTAACACCTCCAAGTCGGTGCGAAGGCAGAGTGCTGGTAACAAGCTTGTTTTGATTCGAGCTTGCTGTTTGCCACCAGTCCACGGTCCTACCCCACCAGGATCATACTGGACTTCCAATCCAGTGTGGGTTTGCTTTTGTGCACCTCTGGAACCCCACCCACCTCGACAAAGCACCTCCACTGAACAACCCCTGAACCCATCGTTGGAGAGCAGTTTTCTCCTAGTGTGTTTTCGCTCACAACACAGCCGTGATATGAGACTGCAGGATGCACAAGATAGGTGAGGTCAATTGCCCTTTTTAATGGGCAATTATTCAATCTCAGGACtaatgttataatataattagaATACACTAAATATAATAGAGTTTCTAACCAGTAGTGTATTTGTTCCCTACAGTGTTAATGTTTATCTGGGTATGGATGTGGAAACTCTTCGCTCTCGATCCTGGTACAGCCTGCTGCATCCACAGGACCTTACACATGCTTCAGCTCAGCATCGCAGCCTTCGTAAGTATCAGATTGAGTAATCACACATTCAGGATATTATAAAGTATTTCAATCATACCACCAGCCATCagtgcatttaaataataaaaaaatatccacaGTTCATCAGTGTAGTAGAAAAGCGCTTTTGAGCACCTACTAAGATGATGCATGACTTAAGATTTCATGCAAGATGGAACTAGTCTTGACTAATCAATTTTCTCCTATTTTTTTCACAGTGAGAGAAGGAGGCGAAGGCAGAGCAGAAATGGTGGTTCGTGTGGAGGCTGGGGATCATTCATGGGTCTGGCTTTACATGGTCCTGCAGCTGGAGACTGGAGAGAACCCTATCAGCAGCAACAATTATGTCATAAGGTAAAATTTATACCTGATAGATATATACAAACCTACAATGTCTACTAAATTTCAAATGAGTGTGAACCtcactaatattttattttattttccatgcCATAGTGAGCCAGAAGCCTGGGCAGTGAGGCAACAACTAAGTTCTGAAGAGAGCCAGCTCTCTGTGGTGCTGAGCACCAGCACATCACAGCAAGATATCATCAGCTTGCAGAGTCCTGATACACTCTCCAGTCCTGACCAAGTGTTCACTCCTGGGAGCAGTGGTCTCTCGGGCCAGTCATTTGACTTCAGCATGACTGTGTGCAGCACAGGCTCTACAGAGGAACAAGGTACAAGCTCTTCTATTGAACCAATGCCATTGGAAAGTGGTCCACGCTCCAGTCTTTCCTCTCTGGAGGAAGAAACCTTGTTTCAGCAGCCAGCCAGTGAATCACTGGACAGGCCTTCAGCAGCTTCATCACCTGATACTGTTGCCACTGTGTCAGATTTGGACTTCCTTACACAGAACATTCTACTGCCCCCTGCTTTTCAGGTAGATCCTCCATTACCTGCTCTCCCTCTTCCTTTACCCCCTGTGCCTACCTCTCAGGCCCAGCAGACTAAGGAATTTGTGTGTACCCCTCCATATACACCTCAGCTAGGCAGCAGCAGCTTTCCCTTTGGAGAGCCTCTTTTCAGTTTTGATCCTACTGGTGCCACCACACCTCCACCCCTTCCATCTACTGCAACAGTCACAACTACAGTAGCTCCCACTCTATCTCCATCTGCTCCCTCAAACCCTCAGGGCAGCCCTGCTCCTCCAACCACCACACTTTCCATCCTAGTGCCACTCACCTTGCCAGCTTTGCCTACAGAAATTCTCTTCCCTTCAGATCCTTGCAGTGGTTCACTCTATGAGAAACTTCCTCCAACCCCAGACAGTCCGGGTGATGGGGACTGCACTGTTATGAGTCTGCCTGAGGTCCGTGGTCCATTGTATGTTGATGTCCCATATGGACCACTCCCTTACCCACCAGAAGGCCTGCTTACACCTGAAACCTCACCTGGAAAACAACCAAGCCTATCTTTCTTCTCAAttgagcaggagagagaaaaagaaagaactgaGATCTCACTTTTAGCCCATCACATAAGCACACTAGCTGAGGGCTTCTACCTGGATCCTCTCCTCTCTAAGCTGTTACCGTCTCCTGTTTCTCCTCGACCTATATCTCCCTCGCTTGACACAGAAGGACCTGAGACCATTTCACTTCTGGGTGAACTTTATCCTGTCAAATCCTGGAGAGGTCTGGACCTGCCCATCTTCCCAGATGATGACTCTCTGTTTGAAGAGAGTGTCTTAGAGACCATCTTTCAAGATCTCTCATCTCCATCAGTCTCTTCCACCCCTTCATCTCCCTCCAGTCCTCCATCTTCCCCACCAACTCCTGAGTGCTGGCATCCACCCCTGCACTTTGACAGGGTCTCTGCTATGAGTGCCAGCCACTTCTGTAGCGTCCAATCGGCGCACTCTAACCAAGCGACCGGGTGCGGGGTTACGCTGTCACCAGTCAACAAGGGTGACATAGTAGATGGGAAGGCGGCAGGCGAAGTTGCCATGGAGACAGAGGTTGCTCCATCACCACTGTCAACCAGTATTCCGGCATCTCCACCACTACAGCTGACAGCCTCGCCTGTCATGCCGGTGCCTGTCTCCTCTCCCGTCAGCCCCGCATCGCCTGGTCTGCCCTGCGCCCAGTCCCTCCTCGAGGAGCTGGCCGCCTTGGAACCCATGTTTGGGGCAGGTGCCTCGATCGCTCCTGGCCTGGGGCAACAACCTGAGTTGTATCAACTCCAAAGTCACCTGCCACAACAATGCTTCCACAAAGGTAAgaacaattaatttttgttaaCAATTGTCTGCAAGTTTCAACTTAAAATAATGCTTGAACattgaaatataatttttttgttttcttctctcATTGTCTTTCAGATGGGAGTGGAAGTGATCCTCCGTTCTAAAATAAGTCTGTGACTTACTTCATTAAGTATGGCATATTGTCATATTTCATGGAGCTACTTTTACTAAAAAGTGAAGATTATTTAactgtataattatatacataatGTATATAAGGATAAAAGGACTTCCTCATATTGCTCatatgagaaaagaaaagagtcaGTCATATTTTGTTCATGTATTTCTCCATGAATTTATATGTCAGGAATGGTGCACTATCTCTACAATGATGCAATACACTAGCTGTGTTGACCAAGCTGTGAAAACACTTGGAAGTCAGTTTTTGTCTCTGCTTTACTGTAACATGAGCTTTTATCAGAGACTAAGATCTCTTACTTTGCAAGCGCAGCTCAACTTACAGACTTGCATTTGTATTCACTCGTAGTGAAAATTCTCTGAAGTTGTTAGCAATGAAGATATGGACATAAAATCCTACCTTCATATCTgagatgaaaaaaacaacaacaaccagttTAAAGCTCAACTCCTGAAATGGCAGTATCACATGCACAAAGCTCAATGTATAGACACTGTACCTAATCATAACAAGCAATTTCTATAGAAATCtttaacatttagattttatcagGCTTTATTTAGCTTAATTATTCTGTTCTCATCTGAAAACAACAATGCCAACTGCACTACTAAATGAGAAATTCAGGCAACACTGAGCTTTGGGTTTGTGGCTGCCATGTCCTTTTTTACAAATCTATGTATCAGTGTGGTGTACAAATGTTACTTTGATCTGTGAACATATATAAGCCAGTGTGCAACAAAGGTCAGGTTTCCAGCATGCTTTGACCAATCCAGCGGACACCTTCTGGAGAAGAAGCTACCAGCTGACATTAAGAAGAGCACTTTACTGGACTCATACTTTGGCTAGTGGTAAATGGCTCCTTGGTCAGCCATGTTCATGGGCAAGGCTAGATGCAAATGCACTGGACTTTTGCAGCATCAATATTTGTAATGCTTGCATTCTGTTGTTGCTATTGTATGCTTTGCACAACCAAGGCTTGCTGAACCCAGCCTGGCAGCATATTTATACAGTTAATACCACAGTAACATCGTAACTTTACTGTGTGCGGTGTAGAGTGGTGAACATGACCGTGTGAATGACAAATTCTTCTTTTTTGAGaggtgtttgaaaaaaaaaagtgaacttttgttttaaaaattaaatggacAATAGGGATGGGGTACTATTTCTATTCAGTTACTAGTCGACATGGGTTTAGAATGGTTCAATTCCCATGGTGTCGACATGCTAACGTAGCGTTGTCTACGG is a window encoding:
- the npas4a gene encoding neuronal PAS domain-containing protein 4A; translation: MYRSTKGASKARRDQINTEIRNLRDLLPISDADKARLSYLHIMSLACIYTRKSVFFCQEAAVGSAEESGGFFSFHELSELVQSIPGFLMLLTAEGKLLYLTDSVSEHLGHSMVDLVAQGDSVYDIIDPADHAIMRSSLVPPTSPDTDRLFRCHFNTSKSVRRQSAGNKLVLIRACCLPPVHGPTPPGSYWTSNPVWVCFCAPLEPHPPRQSTSTEQPLNPSLESSFLLVCFRSQHSRDMRLQDAQDSVNVYLGMDVETLRSRSWYSLLHPQDLTHASAQHRSLLREGGEGRAEMVVRVEAGDHSWVWLYMVLQLETGENPISSNNYVISEPEAWAVRQQLSSEESQLSVVLSTSTSQQDIISLQSPDTLSSPDQVFTPGSSGLSGQSFDFSMTVCSTGSTEEQGTSSSIEPMPLESGPRSSLSSLEEETLFQQPASESLDRPSAASSPDTVATVSDLDFLTQNILLPPAFQVDPPLPALPLPLPPVPTSQAQQTKEFVCTPPYTPQLGSSSFPFGEPLFSFDPTGATTPPPLPSTATVTTTVAPTLSPSAPSNPQGSPAPPTTTLSILVPLTLPALPTEILFPSDPCSGSLYEKLPPTPDSPGDGDCTVMSLPEVRGPLYVDVPYGPLPYPPEGLLTPETSPGKQPSLSFFSIEQEREKERTEISLLAHHISTLAEGFYLDPLLSKLLPSPVSPRPISPSLDTEGPETISLLGELYPVKSWRGLDLPIFPDDDSLFEESVLETIFQDLSSPSVSSTPSSPSSPPSSPPTPECWHPPLHFDRVSAMSASHFCSVQSAHSNQATGCGVTLSPVNKGDIVDGKAAGEVAMETEVAPSPLSTSIPASPPLQLTASPVMPVPVSSPVSPASPGLPCAQSLLEELAALEPMFGAGASIAPGLGQQPELYQLQSHLPQQCFHKDGSGSDPPF